tacaacatatgtgattacattcaaagagcaaagcatcatcatcggGAAGTGCAGATATGAGGTATAACTATCtagcatttatttcaatatttgcatttatttaattcaaggttaattcctaaatcggggtttgacttaggcaaacccttattcccaacataAAAAATAAACGAGATCTCATTTACAAAATGtgatcccattttgtttttgaaatagGATATTGTTCTTTACTAAATGGGATCTTGTTTCTAGAACGAgacctctttttaaaaaaaaaaagaattttgttgCTAAATTTTTCTTTCGATTTTGCTTCAAAAAAGGTTTGGGGAGccaacccttagccttggacctagtttgacctgcaacttgaaggccataTCAACGTCCATACAAAAGATTGACTTTGGACATACATCTAAACActcattttttagaattttttgaaataatgaaaacccattacaaaagagactatctatatttcaaatatgtaatttattttaaaattggattcttttttatatttttaaaaagatttctaatgaaagaggtccataaactttaAATAATAgggtttcttatttttttaataactttttttttttgaaaaataaattatatggcatcaaactagagacaattctatatagttttaaaaaaaccaaaaaaatattaattttaggtcaAGTTATGTTTGTCGTACATGAGGGTTTTTCAAAACAACAATTATGCCcaataaataattaatgaaaaacaaaatattcagaaaaaaattacaaaaaaaatgctcatcaaaggtgagtgagttacaaatcttttcccaaaaggatttagaaaaatactttcatttggGTCAAATCATTCttgtcgtacacatgcatggtatggttctAAGAAAATGACTTTTAAACTATAAGTTTTAGAAATGCCTATTGAAACTTAATTTCTatcatttgggtattaaaataaattacatatttggaaactagacttcgagcactacattttctattcttgactttttccaagattcattctttaagtgcttcaaattttcaggtcaattgggacaaattctaaaaaacaaggaaaacacttccactttttggccaaaaagtggactcaacttcttgcacacaccAAAAAATTTCCCCTTTCTTTCTGTATGTAGTAAATAGGTACAAAGCTACATTTGGGAGTATCAATAGGATTCGTAGAGATGAAAAGGTTCACCTTTTGACCGCGAGAAATTTAGAGGACCACATGTGGTGAATTGATGATACCTAGTCCCGAAAAATGAGCCAAACTTCTAGAAATAGGTCTGAAACATCTTCTTTTACCTAGATCCAGGTTGGTGTCTCCGTACGATGACTGTAGTTCATTGTTTACGCTCGATCtcttcaataataacctattttaccctaatttcaatattttcacaattcaacttagaaagtggTAATCAAACCCCAACCGGGTGAACCTAGTCAATATTTTAGAGTTTTTCCCTAGAGGGATTAAGCCCAAATCTATTAGgtccatccctctttcaatgtaatgatcttttaagcaaaattagtggttttgttaccttaattgatgaaaccctaattttcaccattacactaaTAAAACTTTAACAATTTAGATTGTTGTTCACAGTATATCCGCCAAGATCTACTTTATAATAGTTATTATTATGAAACTGTTTTAACCTCTAGTATCTTATTCcatgtttttaggtttttttctaACAATTTAAGAGGTTGCTCACATGTATGCCCCCTTGCTCTACTTTATAATGGTTATTGTTATTGAAACTATTTTAACCTCTGCTATCTTATTCCCTGTTTTTTATGTTTTTCCTAACAATTTAAGAGGTTGCTCACATGTATACCCCCTACTTTACTTTATAATGCTTATTGTTAATGAAACTTTTGTACAACCTCTACTATCTTATTCCCTATTTTTTACATTATTTTTGTTAGATGCTCATCCATTCCTATCAAACCTTTCCACATTGGGGTCTAACTTTGTTCAAGGTAAAAATATGGTGTCCATGATCTGCAAAATAACATTGCATTTCCTAAGAACCTATAGCACCCATTGaaaatttcttcccttttcttttCTCCCTTCAAAATAGGAAGAAAAATCCCTAGCTAAAACATAGTTCCACTTCATTCACATCCACCCTCACAATTCCTCCATTAAAGGCGCAAAACCTATAAAAAAAATTTCAAGCCCAAAAATTGTAAacttacaaattaaaacatgacaaGTTAGGCATATTTAACTATAAATTtataaatcaaaacatgacaaGTTAGACAAAATCTGCTAAAAAGGTTTCTTCATCAAGTTAATTTGTTCTTAGGTTGGGGTCCCATGGAAGGGGCTTCCTAAAAAAATTTAGTGAGTGTTGCTGAGATTTTATAAGATTATTATAGAGTCGATGGTGTCATGAATTTTGTAGTGCAAGTTAAAATTTAAGCTCCAAAATTTAGGAAGATGGTGGTCTCATGAATTTAATTATTTAACATATTCAATTCAAGAgtgtaataaatataaaataataaaatctacttggtaaagattgaaaaacttgagaTGATTGACAAGTGGTAGAAAAAAGTCTTGTTGGAGCAATTTCTAGCCCTCCACCTTTTCCACCAACTCAATTTGCAGCCCTAAAAATAAATATCGAAGCACCTCATGCGACTCTAGTATTAGGGCAAGGCCCCATGTGACTACTTAGCTTATCTCCATGTGGCTACTTTGTAACTTTTTGAGAACAATTTGTGGCAAGTAGTACACTTAAACaatatttttaaatgaaattttttgttataattttgtaaataaaatttgaaggcaaaattggaaacaaataaaaagaagaggaaaaaaatGATGAAGCCACATGCCATTTTTTCCTGAGGTTGCTGCTTATTTCAACTCCCCTTTATTCAAAGCTTATTTTATTCAGAGCTTATTTTAACTCCCTTTTCGTCAaagcttattttcaatttttaagggGCAGTAGCAGCTGCTCTATTAAAATAGAGAAAGATTCTAATTTATACTTTTCCCAAAAAATTTACTTAAAAATATTTCCAGGATATGAAAAATAGAAGTGCCTAACatctgataattaataaatttcACTAAATTTCATCTTTTGTGACCGTTATCATCTTTCTAGTATAGGTTGCCCTTGATCCCCATCCTCTTCCCTGTTCATTTCTCTGCTCTAGTAAACCCCCTCAATCACACTCTTCTAATTTACgactttatatatttttattttgtttacatACAGAAAATcgaaaattttatttattaaaaatcataCATTTataaaactcaaacttataatttcTTTAGTGCCTTTCTGAGTGTCTAGAATCCTATGTTTCCCCTGAATCGTTTAGGTGTAAATCTTAGGGTTTGTTGGTGAAGAgttatagatttttatttttattttcaaattttatcaaatttaaaaaataccaAAGATTGAAAAATTAGTAACAAATAATAGCAAATGACAAATTGAAAGAACAGAAAAATGAAGCCAAATTTCATGTTTTCATCTCGCCAAATTTGAGATTCAATAATACAATCACAGATTTGCTCCGGACCAATTCTCTTGACAATGTAATTCCAGAAGGCGAAGCCTGGTTGATTGGTAAGTCacaatttctttatttattttagtctCTTTCAAGCTTACTTGGCATAACTCGCGCCACTGGGGGATTTGAACACCCATCAATTGTCTTCTAAATGTAAACCCAGTCCGAAATAGTTCAACATCAGAACACTAATTAAAAAACACACCAGAACATCAAATCAAAGTCTCTGGTTAAGCACTACAAATTGTTTGTTTATACGTTGGTATCATAATTTTATGTCAACTATGAGCGGGAACTAGAGGTTCCAATATTAGGAgaatgatggagatgatgatgtgaATTCAGAGGATGCCGATAAGGAGGCTCTCTGGGATGATGTTGAAAACGATGAAATGCTGCTCGACTTCTGCTTAATGCTTGGTTGCTGGTTGTCCTGTTAGGGTTGTGCTGCCTGAGACTTCTCTTCCCTCGCTGAAATGTTGTTATGGGGCTGCCCTTGTTGCTCCTGaagttaaaaatgatttacttcctGCTCTGTCTCCCCTCTTGCAGGACTTGGATCTCTCGCCTTCTCGTCCTGTTTATGGTTTGCGAATGGTGGTTGCAGAGCTTTCTCTTTGTTCTGGAGTTGGCTTGGGTAAGGGTTTCCCTCTTCAGGAGGCGGCCCCCCATTTCTCTCTGTTGCTCAGGTCACTAGAGAAAGTGTCCTGCTTCGTGTGCCTTTTCTTCCCCTGCGTGCGACGCAATATTGCAACGAAGGGGATGCCATCTCTGTCGTGATGCCTGTGTTACCACTTTAGCTCCTCTCTTGAAGGACTTGGTTTCACCAATGCCTACTAGTCTTGGCGATGTCCCCTGTGCTTCCTTTAGGGTTCTTGATGTCTTGGTGGACAGGGTCTTTGCAGGTATGCAGTCTACCCTTTTTAAAAGATTCTTTGGTAATCAGCAAAACATTGATGTTAACCCTATCTAGGCATCCAAATGCTGGATTGTTTCAGGTCAATTTCGTGTTACAGTCTTGTTAAATGGATACCTCTTATTATCCTTTCAATCCATCGAGAACTATTCAAGAATTCTATATGGAGGTCCTTGGTTTCTTGGTATGGCTTATCTTCATTCAATAAGATGGATTTTTAGTATGAAAGTATTATTCAAGGTATCATTACGACCATTGATCAATGGGTTGCCATTGACAATGTGCCAAAATTTGGCGTTGAAAACCGATAAGATTTTCAAATTGTGCTCTAAGTTAAGTGTCTAGGAGTTTATGAGTCCTCTTCGTTGGTTTTTCATAACGAAAAGGGGCACTTCAAGGTGAGGTGTAAAGGTTTGGTTTCGGATTCCCTTGGGCCTTCCTCTAGGGACATGTCACCAGTTGTGATGTGTCAGTCTCCGAACAAAGGGAAGGTGTTGAAAATCGTCGACAAGAACCACATTGATGAGGGCCAAGGGAAAACTTGAAGCCATGTTTGAGAGTCCGTCGCCTGAGATTTTCTTTTATGAAAAATGGCAAGACATTCCATTTCAGTCCTGCTCCTCTTCGGAGCCCTTTTATGCCTTTTCTATGCAAGACATTCCATTTCAGTCCTGCTCCTCTTCAGAGACCCTTTGATTCCTTTTGATGAATGTTTGTTTGACATTCTTGCTTTGTTGTCTTTGTAGTTTGTTGTAGGTTCTTTTGGTTTTTTTTCGGTCCATTCCTTTGTTAGTTGTTCCTCGCTACTTGGTGTATTAAGGTTTAGGTTTCCTTTCAAAAACCAGTTTTTATTTCATAGTTCCAATGAAAAGCAGTTCTCCAATGGTTCTATTCtctctttttgtgtttttgatttcaGTCACACCTTTTGTGAGACTCATTTTGTTCACTTTAATGACTGCAATGTAAAAGATCTAGACTCTTCTTATATATTTATCTTAGTCAAAATAATTGTTTGTTTATGGGTAAAAAAAATATTCCCCTAAATTCTGAATGTGATAAGTTTACAATATGATGTGATGAAAAGAGTTATGAATACAAAGAGTAGATAGGCACGTTAGCTAAGATCAGTAAAACACCTTATGTTTATCTTTTATCTACTTAATTGTTCATGGGTTGTGGATGGTCTTCTCTTTTGAAAGTATGTTCGTTTAAAAACAATTAGTTTCAATCTTGAATTTGTTGGACTAAGTGTTGGGTATGTGCTCAACGGTCACATTACCATTCGACTTTCCCAGACTATTCATTTCATAtctaaatatgaatgtataaatggaTGTGTGCAGTCTATGTACTGGATGAATTGATAACTATTAATAAAGAGTTTCCCTGCTTTAAGAGTGGACATAGCCATATTGGTGAACCACCATAAATTTTTGTCTCGTGTCTTTGTTTGTGTCATTTTTACTTTCTGTTGTGTTCTGTTGATTATTATGTTTTTTCTCTGCTTGTttaaattaacaattggtatcagagccgtggttggcttgagtagagatggaaaggtagatagataATTCTCGAGAAGATGTAGAAGTTCGAAGTTAGAAAAACTAGTTGCTGGTATTGTTGGCAAGAGAGGCGACGTCAAAAGAAATTGTTGGTCTTTCAAGAAGGCTGAAAGGCAACTAAAAGATGAAGACACCGATTCAGTCACGAAgaatttcttgcaaatttagactCGGTAGAGAGTAAATTGTGCAagcaaaagttaaaacaaaatgtcatgtacattggtgggatggctggaaaaatGAGGAAAATTCGACTGAAGAAGAGGTGCCTTGccaagaagaagaatcagagaatggCTTGGATGAAATTGAAGAGGCTTTGAAGAATAAACAACCCTCTGAGATGGAGATTGCAAAAGTGGTTGGACCATGTCGTAGAATAATACGTATAGACCTAGGGAGTTCGTTCTGTTGAACGATGAGAGGATGCCCACGGATGGCCCAAAGCAAGCAGAATTTGCTGCACATGCCACCGATGACATGTCGTTGTTTCCTTGGTTGAAGGAGGATCAGGGGGAGAGTCCAAATGACAACATCGTGGAGAAGCAAGGTGGTCAAAGTCTCACAGTCGCCATGTTTCCAGAGATGTTGGGAGTTTTTTAGTGGCACACAATCAGAAGCGGAAGTTGCTTCTATAGATGATGTTGGCTTTGGTAAGGCTTTGAAGGGCTCTGTAGACAGCCTGGCTTTGGCGAAGACAAAGGGGAGTCGAAGTGACAACGTCATGAAGTGCCATGACAAGTGGGAAGACGAGCAGATTCTCGATGGAATTAACGAGGCCTTTGTGGACAAGAAccaaacagacccgaaaagtgtcGATGAAAGTGACAAGGAAGAGGATATCTTTTACGAAGTTGATGATAAAGACTATGATTGTACAGCCTGCACCCTAGTTACCAGAAACGTGAGGGGAGACTTCCGTTTCGCGTTGCGACGACCGAAACAGGTTTTCCGTTGTAGACGGCCATTCCGAAGCCTGATTTTTGTTTTTCCAGCAGGAGTTTACATTAATTTAGAATTTTTGTATGTGGAATTAAGTATCACACAAATTTATTATTGTCCTCGTAGTTTTATAAAACTTATTGTATGAAATGTTTTatacaaattattttaaaatgaaagaatgaaatcaaagaatgtttaaaatttttataaagatatatgttttataattttaattttgaaattaattttattatattatatatatatatatatatatatatatatatatatattaaaaattcatTTATTATACGGAACCTTTTAAACTTCCGTTTCTGATCACGTTGCCGTTGCCGTTGCCGTTGCGTTTGTCGTTTCACCTTTTTGAGAAACTGTTTGTGCACGGTGAGGACTGTGTGGACTGGTCGAAGGCCATGGGCAGGCCTGGCGTTGCCGTTCCCGTTGCGTTTCTCGTTTCACCTTTTTGAGAAGCTGTTTGTGCACGGTGAGGACTGTGTGGACTGGTCGAAGGCCATGGGCAGGCCGTATCCGGTAAAATCCATTTCTAGTGATAGTATTGATATGGACGATGTTTTCCGGTTGGAGAAACTGCTTGGAAATGCAGGGCTCATGGCAGCCGGTAGAAGGGAAACTGTGCTCATGGTTTTGAAGCCCAACGCCAGGAATGAGTCCACGACAGTGCTTCTGTTATATGCTCGGCACCAGTAGATGGCACCTCAAGAGAATTGGGGAAGTGTGTCAGAGAAGCTTGCAGTTATTTTCAACATGGGTTGAAGGAATGAACACGATACTAGGGGCCTAAATGGAATAGTTGAGGGTAATAAGCAGACTCAAAAAACATTCTGAAATGGCTCGGCGAAATGTTAAGGATCCCTCTACAGATTCTGACAAGCTGTCTCCCAAAGAAAATAAAGGACAAAAGAAAACGGTGGCCTTTGATCGCTTAATGGATTCTCCATGGGTGCTTGTGACGGGGGAGTATAGGGGGACTACGGATTTAGAGCAGATAATGAAGGCGCAAGCCCTGTGTGACAACTTGCCTTCACTTGGATTTCTTTCTACCAGAGGAGGAGGAGATCCGCTTTATGCTTGCAGTAGCGACCCCTTTTACTAGCTCCTTCTAGTTAGCAGTTTAGTAGCTTATGGGGATGCGATAGGTGTTATGTCTCCTGTTAACATGTTAAAGTAGTTTGCAGCTGAAGAGATTTCTGTACAGGTCTTTGCAGATGATTGGAAGTCTACGAAGGATGTTGGGGAATACGAAGTGGCTTCCGCATGGGGAGAACAGCTCAAGCAAGAGCAATCTACAGTGTTTCGTATTTCAGAAATTGAAAATTTATTAAAAGATTCATTTCTGGATGAAGGTTTTATTACGCATTGATGTTTCTGATTTTGGCATGATCGGTGAATTTGTGTCGAAAACATTTTTGACTCTGGTTTGAGTTGGAGAAGGCTCATTCAAAGTTTTTGTGAGCAGAGTTTAGTGAAATTAAAATTTTTTATGGGTCTGGTTTTTTAAGGATCGAAATGGAGAGCAGGGGATGCTGATTGgtcttcacgggggagattgttgagtATGTGAAGCCTAACGGTCACATGATCATTCGACTTCCCCAGACTATTCATTTCATAcctgaatatgaatgtataaatggaTGTGTGCAGTCTATGTACTGGATGAATTGATAACTATTAATAAAGAGTTTCCCTGTTTTGAGAGTGGACGTAGTCATattggtgaaccactataaattctTGTCTCATGTCTTTGTTTGTGTTATTTTTACTTTCTGTTGTGTTCTGTTGATTATTATGTTTTTTCTCTACTTGTTTAAATTAACAATAAGCAAGATATTGTTGTGTAGAAACATTAACTTAATTAtcgatattaaaaaaaattaataataacccCAGTGTGCAATCTTGATCCAGCAAGCTTTATTGAACAAAAAGAAACGAACTCGAGTAAAAGGGATTAGATAATTGATCATACAGTATTACAGTTCTCCTAATTCcagaagaaaattcaaaataattgtaaTCAAAAGAGAGGACAACCTTTGACAGATATGCCTGGGGCAGTAGGACAGGAGGCAAGTGAACAGTGATCTATCTTCGTTCCCCACCACTCAAACATCTTCTTCTCACTACCCAAACTAATGTAAAGTAGAACTCCCATGAATGCTGTGCCTGCATCCAAAGATGCTGACAAAACATAGTTGTACCTCTGCCACCACCCTTTCCTCAGTCTAAATATGAAGTAATTGAAGATGGTCCCAATGATGATCCATGTCCCAATGTTGACAGGAGTTGCAGGAGGCATGCTTGCAAAACCACCCAAAAGGACTGGTATGTTGATTAATTTCAACCATTTTATTTCTGGGAACAACTTGTTTAGAATCCACACTGGCACCGGGAGAAGTGCACCCACAAGAAATAACCATACCAAATTTTTGTATGGGCCAAGTGGTCCAAACAGTCTCTTGGGACCAACCAGGCCCCATATCACAGAAGCATCAAATGCTACTCTATCCTTTGGACATGTCCAAGGGCTATCAGCAGGAAGAGAATCAATATCACAGATATGGTCTATCCTTGCTAGCATCCACCATGCTATGCACAGATTAACTGTGCCTGCAAGGATTGTGCCCACAAGCTGTGCAGATTCATAAGTTAGTAGCCCTCAATAAAATAAACTTCTTTGTTCCAATTGTAAAGAAATTAAATGCAGCAGCAAAATGATTATATACATAAACAAACCTGGGCGATGTACATGCACCGTGGAGGAATCTTCATGTAGTGCCCAAGCTTGAGATCAGCTAGAAAAGAAAGAGCATGTGTGGTACTGGTCCTTCCATATGTCTTGAAAAGTATATTTGCTATTGGTTTTCCGGGCAACAAGTACCCAATAATAAATTCTGCAACAACATTGTAGCCTGGTTGCTGTTTGGACAACAAAATCATATATGTTTTAGCTGGAATCTGCTTTATCCTGGATTCCCTATTTACTCTTACTGGGTATAAAAATAGTATAAGCGCAATTTCCCATATGGAAGGAAAAATATGTTGATAACTCATTTTCCATTTGGGTGCAAACTAAGCTGTAACTGTCATTTCTGGATAAGCATTTTCAACTTTTTTCTAATTTCAAAGAGCTATTACATTTAATATGGTTATGTGATTTGCACATGCAGACAGATGTTCTCAAATCATGTTTCAGACATCTCCCTCTTAAAAGGAAAAAGGGAAGACACAAGGATTCCAAACCTGGTTTGTAGTTGCCTGAATAACTCCAATGGGAAGACTTAATATGCATGCAAGTCCAGCTGCTAGCAACATACCCCACCATGGAAGTTGAACATCATCCTTCCATAGAACACACAGCATAATTGATAAAATCATACTACCCACCAGTAGGATGAGAAACCACCACTGAGGGACAGGCCTGTAAACTTTCATCAAACGTGCATGTACATCTGGTCTATCTGTGTTCAGAGAAGATCTGCTCTGCTTAAGAATTTCACTGTGTACATGAAGTTTTGGTCAGACTTTTACTTGTGAAGGGTGTGATATGAGGAATTTAAGCAATacaacaaaaatatttgtaaaaagAATCTCAATAAGGCTAATGTTTCCAATATAGACTTAGGGATATAGGTAATTATTTTTTATGTGCTCGAAATTTCTTCTGAGTTCATAAAAATAGATGAAACATGTTCTTATCATGCTAattaaatatcaaacaaagaaaggTTGATGTGGAAATCACCTTCCATTATAGAGCAGAACATGGGTAAGTGTTGCAGCAATCCGTGCAAACCCAAATCCCGTAGAGAAAGCAAAAAATGTGCTGAGATATAGTTTACTGTATTCATTGTAAGCATCAATATCCAAATCAAAATCTGGTGTAAGAATAAGAGTCGTATTGTATTTCTGACCAGTGGCTGTGAATAATTGACTTGAGAAGATTGGAAATGTCCTTGCATTGTAAATATCAAATTTCCAATATGACAGTGGAATGAATATATAAACAAACAGAAAAAATCCAATGCCAATATTAACTATGGAAAACCAGGGGGTAACAAGGGGGCTTCCAAGATATGATGAAATACCAGCCCAATCTAGTGTCACAGCACCAATACCCAAACCATGAAATCCAGAGCCAATTTGATTTGCAGTGACACTGTGTGGACTTATCCAGCAAACCCATGAAAAAAATGACAAGATTGTGAAGAGATATCCAGGCAATACATAGTACGCAAAACTGACAACCATAAAGATTGTGAAGAATTGCATGCGTGAAAGACCTTTGTTTTTCTCCCTTTCATGAAGTGTCCTGACAAGACATTCGCACAATTCTTTGATCAGATCATGCAAAGTAACAAAAGCATTTCATTAAATTCAATATTTACTTAGATATCGAAAAATGTCTTTAGCGGTGGTCAGAGATTTGTATGCATACACAATAAGCACTACAAATTACAATTAATGAAGTGAGCCAAACATGCATATATGGATTTTAGTGAAAACAGTCTTTTAGTATTACTCTTCAAAAGTTGTTAATCTAAATAAATAGAAAAGCATGGTAAAAAATGTACAGGCTTGGAGTTGATACTTATGTTTGATCCGCAATTTCATGGCAGCTCTATATTGAAACACTAGTCGGAGAGATTGTATTATCATGTCTTGAGAAAGAGTTCATTACTTATTTACGAAATCATACCTCTTATATTACTTAACAAATTACAACATAGTTACATAGATTCATGGCAATGAGATGTCTCTAGCGACACTACCAATCCCTGTTTTTGCGCCTAAAGGCAAGGAATCATCAAAATTTCTATAAAGTACATCCAGTCTAGATGTATCGTGTTCAGCTTAATATGTGCCAGGCATCAAAATCCCTAACTGCAATGCTAAAAAAAGCTTGATCACTAGACCTGTAAGACATATCAAGAGGAGTGCTAATTACTAGACATGTTCTAAATTAATATCAATGTTTAAAATAGAGATGCTGAAAATTTCTGCAAGTCCGAAGGCATTAGTTGCCACAAAAATTTGCGTCAGAATAAAAACCTTATATAAATCTTTTAGAATGACACTTCAAAATGTTTAGTCAGATGTATTGGGTACAGAACATGAGAAACCCTGTTTAAATCAGACCAATATCCAGAGAATGTTCTTTACAGGGTAAACTTTAAAACTACTGCTTGGTTAGTGAGCTATGGTTCATAGCGTCATATTATAAACCACAGTTGCTCGAATAAATATATTGATGAATAAAATGGATTACAAGTTACTGTTAACGATTAACTTGTAAAACATATGTTTCCTTCTCACCTAAATAGAGAGACCTGTACCAGGTTGGAGGGCCACCACATATGTGCTGGTTCTACTAAATATTTTCGCAGCAAACCGGCCCACCCATAACCTAAAATCTGCATAAAAATCTAAATCTTCATTAGTGTTGGAAGTTTTAATGAATGCATATAAAATAAGTTCTGCTTAATATCAAATGGTTCAAATTGTTGATTCAAAAAGATAAAACTATACAGTTGAATTTTGATagtaatatcataatttgacttgctgtGAAAAATATCTCCTATTTATCAAAGATAAAACTGTTCAGTTTGTAATTGATGATTGCTTGATTATCCTGTGTTCGAGTACAAAGGGTTCTTTCAGTCTTTCAGACATGCAGATACCCACTTCCCATTCAGTTTCCTATCCTATGTGCAACTGAGAGTGGCTGTCATGCTTGTATAACCTGGTAGAAAAAAAATCACTCGGGGCAATGGACCCTGGCATCCTAATCGGTATAAGATGACATTTGAGTCCTCAGTCCTGAGCATAACCAGGTGAAAAACAAAATTCTGTGACACCCAGTGAACAAAACTCTTAATACTTGTGATGCATGAATAGCATACCTGTGTTGATATGACTATAATTAGTGCTGCTACAAAACTGATATTCTTGTGGTAGAAAGCTTTCATGACATTGATGGCTCCAATTGAGAAGGCATCTCCACCTCCAAATGCAACACCAGCATTGGCAAATATTGTAATTAGGACATGCTCTTTCATATTGAAAGGACCCGGATTGAGAGAAAATTCCCAACTAATCAAAGGAACCCTCACTGGCCTCTCTGGAAGAACAGCTGCCATGAATCTTCCGGCAGGTAAAACAACAATTTGTGCAAAAATGGCTGATACAGTGAGTGGCTGCGTTCTATAGGCAAAGAAAGTATTGAAAAACATGAGCAAAATACATGACAGGATTCCCAGAATCCACATTCGAAAAGTCATGACAGGCAAAGAGGGGTCATCAGTTACAGGAACTGTCAAGGCAACCTCCTCAATTGGGGACTGCTCCTCCACTGTTTCTGCATCTCCATTACCATTATTCTCCATTGTCGAAGGCATTAGACCTCAAATTATTACACCCACATACCAGCGTTTTATTCACAGAATCCACTGTTTAGCTAAAGCTTTTAAGCTGTTTTCTAATGCAATGCTGTATAGGACTGCAAAATTGGACAGCGTTGTAGTGTGCCTGGAATTCAGGCAATTAATACACAGTCACACAATCCAAAGCTTGGTTGTTAAAAGATATAAAGAAAGAAATTCTGCTCTACAGTCGGGTCCTGAAATTTTGTACTGTTGTGGTTTGTCTTCTT
This genomic stretch from Cryptomeria japonica chromosome 8, Sugi_1.0, whole genome shotgun sequence harbors:
- the LOC131055429 gene encoding oligopeptide transporter 3 isoform X2, with translation MPSTMENNGNGDAETVEEQSPIEEVALTVPVTDDPSLPVMTFRMWILGILSCILLMFFNTFFAYRTQPLTVSAIFAQIVVLPAGRFMAAVLPERPVRVPLISWEFSLNPGPFNMKEHVLITIFANAGVAFGGGDAFSIGAINVMKAFYHKNISFVAALIIVISTQILGYGWAGLLRKYLVEPAHMWWPSNLVQVSLFRTLHEREKNKGLSRMQFFTIFMVVSFAYYVLPGYLFTILSFFSWVCWISPHSVTANQIGSGFHGLGIGAVTLDWAGISSYLGSPLVTPWFSIVNIGIGFFLFVYIFIPLSYWKFDIYNARTFPIFSSQLFTATGQKYNTTLILTPDFDLDIDAYNEYSKLYLSTFFAFSTGFGFARIAATLTHVLLYNGSEILKQSRSSLNTDRPDVHARLMKVYRPVPQWWFLILLVGSMILSIMLCVLWKDDVQLPWWGMLLAAGLACILSLPIGVIQATTNQQPGYNVVAEFIIGYLLPGKPIANILFKTYGRTSTTHALSFLADLKLGHYMKIPPRCMYIAQLVGTILAGTVNLCIAWWMLARIDHICDIDSLPADSPWTCPKDRVAFDASVIWGLVGPKRLFGPLGPYKNLVWLFLVGALLPVPVWILNKLFPEIKWLKLINIPVLLGGFASMPPATPVNIGTWIIIGTIFNYFIFRLRKGWWQRYNYVLSASLDAGTAFMGVLLYISLGSEKKMFEWWGTKIDHCSLASCPTAPGISVKGCPLF
- the LOC131055429 gene encoding oligopeptide transporter 3 isoform X1, with translation MPSTMENNGNGDAETVEEQSPIEEVALTVPVTDDPSLPVMTFRMWILGILSCILLMFFNTFFAYRTQPLTVSAIFAQIVVLPAGRFMAAVLPERPVRVPLISWEFSLNPGPFNMKEHVLITIFANAGVAFGGGDAFSIGAINVMKAFYHKNISFVAALIIVISTQIFMQILGYGWAGLLRKYLVEPAHMWWPSNLVQVSLFRTLHEREKNKGLSRMQFFTIFMVVSFAYYVLPGYLFTILSFFSWVCWISPHSVTANQIGSGFHGLGIGAVTLDWAGISSYLGSPLVTPWFSIVNIGIGFFLFVYIFIPLSYWKFDIYNARTFPIFSSQLFTATGQKYNTTLILTPDFDLDIDAYNEYSKLYLSTFFAFSTGFGFARIAATLTHVLLYNGSEILKQSRSSLNTDRPDVHARLMKVYRPVPQWWFLILLVGSMILSIMLCVLWKDDVQLPWWGMLLAAGLACILSLPIGVIQATTNQQPGYNVVAEFIIGYLLPGKPIANILFKTYGRTSTTHALSFLADLKLGHYMKIPPRCMYIAQLVGTILAGTVNLCIAWWMLARIDHICDIDSLPADSPWTCPKDRVAFDASVIWGLVGPKRLFGPLGPYKNLVWLFLVGALLPVPVWILNKLFPEIKWLKLINIPVLLGGFASMPPATPVNIGTWIIIGTIFNYFIFRLRKGWWQRYNYVLSASLDAGTAFMGVLLYISLGSEKKMFEWWGTKIDHCSLASCPTAPGISVKGCPLF